The Branchiostoma floridae strain S238N-H82 chromosome 10, Bfl_VNyyK, whole genome shotgun sequence genome has a segment encoding these proteins:
- the LOC118424060 gene encoding Bardet-Biedl syndrome 5 protein-like isoform X1, with the protein MAALDALWEDRDVRFDVPPQQMRMRPGEILIDRLDSIEDTKGNNGDRGRLMVTNLRMIWHSQSLLRVNLSVGYNTIITISTRTANSKLRGQTEALYILTKCNNTRFEFIFTNLVPGSPRLFTSVIAVHRAYETSKMYRDLKLRGALIQNKQLRLLPQEQVFNKVNGVWNLSSDQGNLGTFYITNIRLVWHANMNDSFNVSVPYLQMRSVKVRDSKFGLALVLETSQQSGGYVLGFRIDPTEKLQEVVKEIQSIHKVFSENPIFGVEFELEEKPQPLEEVTQVVQFDDVEIENEGQTDAFAAYFADGDKQKDREPVYSEELGLAIEKLKDGFTLSGLWEVM; encoded by the exons atgGCTGCCCTGGACGCGCTGTGGGAGGATAGAGACGTCAGATTTGACGTTCCTCCGCA ACAGATGCGGATGAGACCAGGGGAG ATTTTGATTGATCGACTGGATTCTATAGAAGATACCAAAGGAAACAATGGAGACAGAG GCCGACTGATGGTGACCAATCTAAGGATGATCTGGCACTCCCAGAGTTTACTCCGAGTCAATCTGT CTGTTGGATACAACACCATCATAACAATATCCACCAGAACAGCCAACTCT AAACTTCGAGGCCAGACAGAAGCTCTGTACATCCTGACCAAATGTAACAACACTCGCTTTGAGTTTATCTTCACAAACCTGGTCCCAGGCAGTCCTCGTCTCTTCACTTCAGTCATAGCAGTGCACAG GGCGTATGAGACGTCTAAGATGTACCGTGACCTGAAGCTGAGAGGAGCTCTGATCCAGAACAAACAGCTGCGACTCCTGCCTCAGGAACAGGTCTTCAACAAGGTCAACGGGGTCTGGAACCTCTCCAGTGATCAG GGGAACCTGGGAACATTTTACATCACCAACATCAGGCTGGTGTGGCATGCTAACATGAATGACAGCTTTAATGTCAGTGTGCCGTACCTACAAATG AGGTCGGTGAAGGTACGGGACTCCAAGTTTGGCCTGGCTCTAGTTCTGGAGACTTCTCAACAG AGTGGAGGGTATGTCCTGGGTTTCCGTATTGACCCGACAGAGAAGCTACAGGAAGTGGTAAAGGAGATACAGAGCATCCACAAAGTCTTCAGTGAGAACCCCATCTTTGGGGTGGAGTTTGAACTGGAGGAAAAG CCCCAGCCCCTTGAGGAGGTTACCCAGGTTGTCCAGTTTGATGACGTGGAAATCGAGAATGAGGGACAGACAGATGCATTTGCT GCCTACTTTGCAGATGGAGATAAG CAAAAAGACAGAGAGCCGGTGTACTCTGAGGAGCTGGGACTCGCCATTGAGAAACTCAAGGACGGCTTCACTCTGTCTGGGTTATGGGAGGTCATGTGA
- the LOC118424060 gene encoding Bardet-Biedl syndrome 5 protein homolog isoform X2, giving the protein MVTNLRMIWHSQSLLRVNLSVGYNTIITISTRTANSKLRGQTEALYILTKCNNTRFEFIFTNLVPGSPRLFTSVIAVHRAYETSKMYRDLKLRGALIQNKQLRLLPQEQVFNKVNGVWNLSSDQGNLGTFYITNIRLVWHANMNDSFNVSVPYLQMRSVKVRDSKFGLALVLETSQQSGGYVLGFRIDPTEKLQEVVKEIQSIHKVFSENPIFGVEFELEEKPQPLEEVTQVVQFDDVEIENEGQTDAFAAYFADGDKQKDREPVYSEELGLAIEKLKDGFTLSGLWEVM; this is encoded by the exons ATGGTGACCAATCTAAGGATGATCTGGCACTCCCAGAGTTTACTCCGAGTCAATCTGT CTGTTGGATACAACACCATCATAACAATATCCACCAGAACAGCCAACTCT AAACTTCGAGGCCAGACAGAAGCTCTGTACATCCTGACCAAATGTAACAACACTCGCTTTGAGTTTATCTTCACAAACCTGGTCCCAGGCAGTCCTCGTCTCTTCACTTCAGTCATAGCAGTGCACAG GGCGTATGAGACGTCTAAGATGTACCGTGACCTGAAGCTGAGAGGAGCTCTGATCCAGAACAAACAGCTGCGACTCCTGCCTCAGGAACAGGTCTTCAACAAGGTCAACGGGGTCTGGAACCTCTCCAGTGATCAG GGGAACCTGGGAACATTTTACATCACCAACATCAGGCTGGTGTGGCATGCTAACATGAATGACAGCTTTAATGTCAGTGTGCCGTACCTACAAATG AGGTCGGTGAAGGTACGGGACTCCAAGTTTGGCCTGGCTCTAGTTCTGGAGACTTCTCAACAG AGTGGAGGGTATGTCCTGGGTTTCCGTATTGACCCGACAGAGAAGCTACAGGAAGTGGTAAAGGAGATACAGAGCATCCACAAAGTCTTCAGTGAGAACCCCATCTTTGGGGTGGAGTTTGAACTGGAGGAAAAG CCCCAGCCCCTTGAGGAGGTTACCCAGGTTGTCCAGTTTGATGACGTGGAAATCGAGAATGAGGGACAGACAGATGCATTTGCT GCCTACTTTGCAGATGGAGATAAG CAAAAAGACAGAGAGCCGGTGTACTCTGAGGAGCTGGGACTCGCCATTGAGAAACTCAAGGACGGCTTCACTCTGTCTGGGTTATGGGAGGTCATGTGA